One window of the Thermofilum sp. genome contains the following:
- the ptsP gene encoding phosphoenolpyruvate--protein phosphotransferase: MLKFKGVVVSPGVASGPLLVLRRESALEAVERRSVEDAEQEVLRLSEAGSQLRRKLEEISSMLPREEREIVEAQILMLDSLVQEAQEKVRSELTCAEWAVKQVYEKYSSLLASGGELFALRAQDLRDLARRLVAVLSGCSTIQLSFRGRVLVAEEMDPIEFLEASEAGIAGLVTRSGGPTSHVSILARLRGVPYVIASSVDPALLKDGADAVLDAVNGYLIVEPPLEEKSRYEAVAAELRELAKAYSAEALLEPVTADGVRVWVACNAGSVEDLRAAASYGCGGVGLFRVEFAYMAKLEAPSEDELYELFRRGLELLGGGPLTVRAPDIGGDKPVRFLELPGEPNPQLGVRGARLLLAHRDRLLKPLIRAVLRAAVHGDIRLMFPMITSVEEVEELTSAVAEEAESLESLGAAYRLPKLGVMVEVPSAALLAREIVEKGGLSFISFGTNDLTQYVLAADRGNPRVSSIYDEMNPAVLRLIRYAAERVKGKAEVEVCGEMASRGLAVPVLLGLGVEVLSVAPAFVGRVKYVIRRVKMSEVSEQVRELVERAATSSEVRAWSRKYLESVGARVLE; the protein is encoded by the coding sequence ATGCTGAAATTCAAAGGCGTAGTGGTCTCGCCGGGTGTCGCGTCAGGCCCTCTGCTGGTGCTTAGGCGGGAAAGCGCTTTAGAAGCCGTGGAGAGGCGGAGCGTAGAGGATGCTGAGCAGGAGGTTCTCCGCCTGTCTGAAGCTGGCTCTCAGCTCAGGAGAAAGCTGGAGGAGATCTCCTCGATGCTTCCGAGAGAAGAGCGAGAGATAGTTGAAGCCCAGATCCTGATGCTAGACTCGCTCGTCCAGGAGGCTCAGGAGAAGGTTCGCTCCGAGCTCACCTGCGCGGAGTGGGCAGTAAAGCAGGTTTACGAAAAGTACTCCTCTCTCCTCGCCAGCGGGGGCGAGCTCTTCGCGCTCAGAGCGCAGGACTTGAGGGACCTCGCACGCAGGCTCGTCGCTGTGCTGAGCGGCTGCTCTACAATTCAGCTAAGCTTCCGCGGGCGCGTACTGGTGGCCGAGGAGATGGACCCTATCGAGTTCCTTGAAGCGAGCGAAGCAGGTATCGCCGGGCTAGTCACGCGGTCAGGGGGGCCTACGTCGCACGTCTCGATCCTAGCCAGGCTCCGCGGAGTACCCTACGTGATCGCGAGCAGCGTAGATCCCGCGCTCCTCAAAGACGGTGCCGATGCTGTACTGGACGCGGTCAACGGGTACCTTATCGTGGAGCCGCCGCTAGAGGAGAAGAGCCGCTACGAGGCGGTAGCTGCCGAGCTGCGCGAGCTCGCGAAAGCATACTCGGCTGAAGCTCTACTCGAGCCGGTCACCGCGGACGGCGTGAGAGTCTGGGTTGCGTGCAACGCTGGAAGCGTGGAAGACCTGCGCGCTGCAGCTTCGTACGGCTGTGGCGGCGTAGGCCTCTTTAGAGTCGAGTTCGCGTACATGGCTAAGCTGGAAGCGCCCAGCGAGGACGAGCTCTACGAGCTATTCCGGCGCGGCCTCGAGCTCCTAGGTGGGGGGCCGCTCACAGTCAGAGCACCGGACATCGGGGGTGATAAGCCGGTTAGGTTCCTCGAGCTTCCGGGCGAGCCTAACCCTCAGCTCGGCGTCCGCGGGGCTAGGCTCCTGCTCGCGCACCGCGATAGGCTCCTGAAGCCGCTGATCCGCGCTGTGCTGCGCGCGGCAGTGCACGGCGACATTCGCTTGATGTTTCCGATGATTACTTCCGTAGAGGAGGTGGAGGAGCTCACCAGCGCGGTGGCCGAGGAGGCTGAGAGCCTGGAGAGCCTTGGAGCAGCCTACAGGCTCCCGAAGCTCGGCGTGATGGTTGAGGTCCCCTCTGCGGCTCTGCTGGCGAGGGAGATCGTCGAGAAGGGGGGGCTGAGCTTCATCAGCTTCGGAACCAACGATTTGACCCAGTACGTTCTGGCGGCGGATAGGGGGAACCCTCGAGTCAGCAGTATCTACGACGAGATGAACCCCGCGGTCCTCCGCCTCATCCGCTACGCGGCGGAGCGGGTGAAGGGTAAAGCGGAGGTGGAGGTTTGCGGAGAAATGGCTAGCAGGGGTTTAGCTGTGCCTGTACTTCTAGGCTTGGGGGTTGAAGTGCTCAGCGTTGC
- a CDS encoding extracellular solute-binding protein yields the protein MRAITRLETVLIILLVVLAVIATYGWLRTPAPVTPTAPTAPVAERVYYVPILDKWMTHSEIVAEIRKEGKVVIADWTYGGLVETFHVPAFKQYVKKQYGVDIEVTWVGTQEPEAIISSVLMALGAGKAPPYDVVAIEAPYFFRALKANAVEPVIYIGNPLMNNLRYVNPFFMQYQPHGVIFQAIDTAGMLINTEKAGWIKDYRDLADPRLKGHVLLPTPGTVHFANFLVNLALALGKDYKNPGEMKEVIEFAAAKIHPNVLRYTVSEAEIMELLERGEAWAVAWWWYLAPVEAAKGYPVARVAQPQGSVFVPGIAWIPRKVEHPVLAQIFINFLMSPEFWFALDFPHYRESKEDFLMLHQNLLNDTNFNLLPDWIKPMYANVYPYPLDKMFQWYVIPDYDYIEQHTEEWSSLYRQLTGVRG from the coding sequence ATGAGAGCCATAACAAGGCTAGAGACTGTATTGATTATCCTACTGGTAGTTTTAGCCGTTATAGCTACTTACGGCTGGTTGAGAACACCTGCACCAGTTACTCCGACAGCGCCCACAGCACCTGTTGCTGAGAGAGTGTACTATGTGCCTATCCTAGATAAGTGGATGACGCACAGCGAAATAGTCGCTGAGATAAGAAAAGAGGGAAAAGTAGTCATAGCCGATTGGACGTATGGCGGTCTTGTAGAGACTTTCCACGTCCCTGCCTTTAAGCAGTATGTAAAGAAGCAATACGGCGTAGATATAGAAGTTACATGGGTTGGAACACAGGAACCTGAAGCGATAATTTCCTCTGTCCTCATGGCTTTGGGGGCCGGCAAGGCTCCCCCATACGATGTAGTAGCGATAGAGGCACCGTACTTCTTTAGAGCTTTGAAAGCTAATGCTGTTGAGCCGGTAATATACATCGGTAACCCGCTAATGAATAATCTCAGGTACGTGAATCCATTCTTTATGCAGTACCAGCCTCATGGAGTAATTTTCCAAGCAATAGATACGGCTGGAATGCTTATTAACACTGAGAAAGCAGGATGGATAAAGGATTATAGAGATCTGGCCGATCCCAGGCTAAAGGGCCATGTTCTTCTACCAACCCCCGGTACAGTGCACTTTGCCAACTTTTTAGTGAATCTTGCGCTAGCTTTAGGTAAAGATTACAAGAATCCAGGCGAAATGAAAGAAGTAATCGAATTCGCGGCTGCGAAGATACACCCCAACGTCCTTAGATACACTGTTTCTGAAGCTGAAATTATGGAGCTCTTAGAGAGAGGAGAAGCATGGGCAGTAGCCTGGTGGTGGTACCTCGCGCCGGTCGAAGCCGCTAAGGGCTATCCTGTAGCTAGAGTGGCACAACCGCAAGGGAGCGTCTTTGTGCCGGGTATAGCCTGGATACCAAGGAAAGTCGAACACCCCGTCCTCGCTCAAATCTTCATTAACTTCCTGATGAGCCCTGAGTTCTGGTTCGCTTTAGACTTCCCCCACTACAGGGAATCTAAGGAGGACTTCCTAATGCTTCATCAAAACCTACTTAATGATACCAACTTCAATCTTCTGCCTGACTGGATCAAACCCATGTATGCGAACGTGTACCCGTACCCTCTGGACAAAATGTTCCAGTGGTACGTTATTCCAGACTACGACTACATTGAACAGCATACTGAAGAGTGGTCTAGCCTCTACCGGCAGCTCACGGGCGTAAGAGGTTAG
- a CDS encoding class II D-tagatose-bisphosphate aldolase, non-catalytic subunit yields MMSFAITRDPVLSTSHSGEVAEKRPCLLGVSPISVYVVHAALRAAKDNSAPILFVASLNQVDVDGGYTGWTPELFVSYVSEEADKLGFQKECGVVFELDHGGPWLKDEHIVKNYSYMEAVDSFLKSLEAFIRSGFTLVHIDATLDLERPGGVAELSTAAVRTAELIAYSEEIARECDAKLSYEIGSDRWGYKSPEQLSDFITRVFLELKKRGLNPGKVVFGVADVGTKVEPGNRVDPFVVKAFSEVVQSHGLRLKIHSGDFLENPEVLPQTSAGGVNIGPMFAHTMYSTVKEVLQRHHDAVAAERLLRELNTLIVSGDKLKKYTAGEAEEYKLGIASRYIWSTRNAETLLSRVSDETGVDVRKLIVDRIYGEISSYIQKLGLQGLLTHMVNLK; encoded by the coding sequence ATGATGAGCTTCGCCATTACTAGAGATCCTGTGCTTAGCACTTCTCACTCGGGTGAGGTAGCCGAGAAGCGACCATGCCTCCTGGGGGTTTCACCTATATCTGTATATGTAGTCCACGCTGCTCTGAGGGCGGCAAAGGATAATAGCGCTCCCATCCTTTTTGTTGCTTCCCTGAATCAGGTCGATGTAGACGGCGGGTACACGGGCTGGACACCCGAATTATTTGTGAGCTACGTTTCTGAGGAGGCAGATAAGCTGGGTTTTCAAAAGGAGTGCGGCGTGGTTTTCGAGCTTGATCATGGTGGTCCTTGGCTGAAGGATGAGCATATTGTGAAGAACTACTCCTATATGGAAGCAGTAGATAGCTTTCTGAAATCATTAGAGGCTTTTATTCGTTCAGGCTTTACTCTCGTGCACATCGATGCAACGCTTGATCTCGAGAGACCTGGTGGTGTAGCTGAGCTGAGCACTGCAGCGGTGCGAACTGCTGAACTTATAGCTTACTCAGAGGAAATTGCTAGGGAGTGCGATGCTAAGCTAAGCTACGAGATAGGGAGTGATCGATGGGGGTACAAGTCGCCAGAGCAGCTTAGCGATTTCATTACTCGCGTATTTCTTGAATTGAAGAAAAGGGGTCTCAACCCAGGGAAGGTTGTTTTCGGAGTAGCCGATGTTGGGACGAAGGTCGAGCCCGGGAATAGGGTTGATCCATTTGTTGTAAAGGCTTTCTCGGAGGTTGTGCAGAGCCACGGTCTTCGTTTAAAAATTCACTCGGGTGATTTTCTCGAAAACCCTGAAGTGCTACCGCAGACTTCTGCGGGAGGTGTGAACATAGGCCCTATGTTTGCTCACACAATGTATTCTACAGTTAAGGAGGTGCTGCAGCGTCACCACGATGCAGTGGCTGCTGAGAGGCTGCTAAGGGAGCTTAACACTCTTATAGTTTCTGGAGATAAGTTAAAGAAGTATACAGCTGGAGAGGCTGAGGAGTATAAGCTTGGCATCGCCTCAAGGTATATCTGGTCTACAAGGAATGCTGAGACTCTTCTAAGTAGAGTATCTGATGAAACCGGAGTCGATGTGAGAAAACTTATCGTCGATAGGATATACGGGGAAATCTCTTCATATATTCAGAAGCTGGGTTTGCAGGGTCTGTTGACGCATATGGTAAATTTGAAGTGA
- a CDS encoding ABC transporter permease subunit: MFFAILAPFIFIFYRSITYRTYEGTYFVGLKFYNEITPAYWRALLNSIAVGLLVSVFDFLIAFPAAYVLSRYEFKFKKLVAALIVAPMFTPDVVAGVGLSSVYIKYYGLFGTYLGTVLGLASTSYPMMLLPLFASLKTLDPVYEDVAKSLGATPLQATLRVTLPLIGPGIFSGFVLTFVWCINNYLLPLFLTGGAIDLLAVKLYSDIRWWGLLGRVAAEASVLQLTTFIVVLLYLKTIGARYRGGFAI; encoded by the coding sequence GTGTTTTTTGCTATATTAGCGCCATTCATCTTCATCTTCTATAGGTCAATTACTTACAGAACATATGAGGGAACATACTTCGTTGGGTTAAAGTTCTACAACGAGATAACACCAGCTTACTGGAGAGCGCTGTTAAACAGCATCGCCGTCGGGCTCCTAGTATCGGTCTTCGATTTCCTGATAGCATTTCCCGCAGCGTACGTGCTCTCAAGGTACGAGTTTAAGTTCAAGAAGCTGGTTGCAGCTCTGATAGTTGCCCCAATGTTTACACCGGACGTTGTAGCTGGTGTAGGTCTCTCTAGCGTCTACATTAAGTATTATGGCCTTTTCGGCACATACCTAGGCACGGTTCTGGGTCTCGCGTCGACAAGCTACCCGATGATGCTCTTACCGCTCTTTGCTTCACTTAAAACGCTTGATCCTGTGTACGAAGACGTTGCTAAAAGCCTGGGTGCCACTCCACTGCAGGCTACACTGAGAGTGACACTCCCTCTTATAGGCCCGGGCATATTTAGCGGGTTCGTTCTCACCTTTGTCTGGTGCATTAACAACTATCTCCTGCCTCTGTTTCTCACAGGAGGTGCTATAGACTTGCTAGCCGTTAAGCTCTACTCTGATATTCGGTGGTGGGGCTTACTCGGAAGAGTCGCCGCAGAAGCTAGCGTACTACAGCTGACTACTTTCATCGTCGTGCTCCTCTATCTTAAGACAATAGGGGCTAGGTACCGCGGGGGTTTCGCTATTTGA
- the glmS gene encoding glutamine--fructose-6-phosphate transaminase (isomerizing): MGGIFAAVSRTGGNAFPPVIRGLARLRHRGYDSAGFAALRGGFLEVYKDVGSLEEVAEKFNLESITSPVVLGHTRYATHGRPTRENAHPHLDCRSSVAVVGDGSIGGYEKLKDSLLMRGHRLVSRCDFELPAHLLEEELEKGVAAAEALSRVAEQLEGFYAVAALFRDEGCIAATSTHTPLYLGLSRDYYLLSSTEAALLDLAEEVVEVLPGEVVRVAAEGFSIYTRQRSPVNREARTLSVDPRLADREGFPHHMLREIYEVPYALLRTLYTIQAKYLQLSSRLITGADRIYIIANGTSLHAGLVAGYYLSELAGISPVVVSAAEFPLYYVENVGPGSLVIAISQSGETGDVLSSLYEAKLRGATILGVTNYVGSRLARLSNVYLPIGAGPEIAVPATKTFTSTLLLLYLSSLQAGRDLGKVSQDEHSRAVAAVKTLAQSLAAGLPQLDRQATRAAAQVAACRGGYVVSRGITYPLALEGALKLKEAAYFHAEGVEAGEFKHGPFVLVEKGFFAGFIVPVEKVAAEATYPLITAAAESGATVVTAGFEGDEKLAEAGEAGAAVLTTVRTERHLAPISLAVPLQLFAYRLGEKLGRPIDAPRYLTKAVLR; this comes from the coding sequence GTGGGCGGGATATTCGCGGCGGTTTCGAGAACTGGAGGCAACGCGTTCCCCCCCGTTATCCGCGGCCTCGCGAGGCTGAGGCACCGAGGCTACGACAGCGCGGGTTTCGCCGCGCTCAGAGGCGGCTTCCTCGAAGTGTACAAGGATGTGGGAAGCCTCGAAGAAGTTGCGGAGAAGTTCAACCTGGAGTCTATCACGAGCCCTGTAGTGCTCGGCCACACCAGGTACGCTACTCACGGCAGACCCACCAGGGAGAATGCGCACCCGCACCTGGACTGCAGGTCCTCGGTAGCGGTGGTCGGCGACGGCTCGATCGGGGGCTACGAGAAGCTGAAGGACAGCCTGCTCATGAGGGGGCACAGGCTAGTTTCCCGCTGCGACTTCGAGCTGCCTGCTCACCTGCTGGAGGAGGAGCTCGAGAAAGGGGTCGCTGCCGCCGAAGCGCTATCTCGAGTGGCGGAGCAGCTTGAGGGGTTCTACGCGGTAGCAGCTCTCTTCAGGGACGAGGGTTGCATTGCAGCTACGAGCACGCACACGCCTCTCTACCTGGGCTTGTCGCGAGACTACTACCTGCTATCCTCTACGGAGGCTGCCCTGCTAGATCTCGCAGAGGAGGTAGTTGAGGTTCTTCCAGGAGAGGTTGTGAGAGTAGCGGCTGAAGGCTTCTCCATCTACACCCGCCAGCGCAGCCCAGTGAACAGGGAGGCGAGAACCCTCTCGGTCGACCCGAGGCTCGCGGATAGGGAGGGGTTCCCGCACCACATGCTGCGAGAGATATACGAGGTGCCCTACGCGCTTCTCAGGACCCTTTACACCATCCAGGCGAAGTACCTCCAGCTGTCCTCTCGCCTCATCACGGGTGCAGATAGGATCTACATTATCGCGAACGGGACCAGCCTCCACGCGGGGCTCGTTGCGGGCTACTACCTCTCCGAGCTCGCAGGCATAAGCCCTGTAGTAGTCAGCGCAGCCGAGTTCCCGCTCTACTACGTCGAGAACGTGGGCCCAGGTAGCCTCGTGATCGCGATATCCCAGTCTGGGGAGACGGGCGACGTGCTCAGCTCACTTTACGAGGCGAAGCTACGGGGAGCTACCATCCTCGGAGTAACGAACTACGTTGGTTCGAGGCTAGCCCGCCTCTCCAACGTTTACCTGCCTATAGGCGCGGGCCCCGAAATCGCGGTGCCAGCGACGAAAACTTTCACCTCCACGCTCCTCCTCCTCTACCTATCCTCCCTGCAGGCTGGCAGAGACTTGGGTAAAGTTTCCCAGGACGAGCACTCCCGGGCTGTAGCGGCAGTGAAAACCCTCGCGCAGAGTCTTGCGGCGGGGCTCCCCCAGCTCGACCGCCAGGCGACGCGGGCGGCTGCCCAGGTGGCGGCTTGCAGAGGCGGGTATGTGGTTTCGCGAGGAATCACCTACCCGCTCGCCCTTGAAGGAGCTCTAAAGCTCAAGGAGGCGGCGTACTTCCACGCTGAAGGGGTTGAGGCGGGCGAGTTCAAGCACGGCCCCTTCGTACTCGTCGAGAAAGGTTTCTTCGCTGGCTTCATCGTCCCCGTGGAGAAAGTAGCCGCCGAGGCAACCTACCCGCTCATCACCGCAGCAGCAGAGTCAGGAGCCACAGTGGTCACAGCAGGCTTTGAGGGAGACGAGAAGCTCGCCGAAGCAGGTGAAGCGGGCGCGGCAGTGCTCACCACGGTGAGGACCGAGCGGCACCTTGCACCGATCTCGCTCGCAGTCCCCCTGCAGCTCTTCGCGTACAGGCTCGGAGAAAAGCTGGGAAGACCCATCGACGCGCCAAGGTACTTGACGAAAGCGGTACTGAGGTGA
- a CDS encoding ABC transporter permease subunit — MHNGDRSRGAIYAALLIPTVIYLILFWFIPLINIAIMSLTSGDSFILGKPVYVGLQNYVKVLESYSSTVTNTLLYPFAAAVIDLALGYPLAYFLVRGKVKFQNLLRASLIFPYFGDIYVSYGLWNMFLPGGLFDFFYSFFGISYKQILYTPYAVIAGFSIFTLPFMVLYVSSALSEVDPALEEAAYALGATPLKTFLKVVLPLSAPGAIAGFLACFGWNMGGFLIPLLLGGVEASNVITVNIVYLTLQVHNYGVAATLAVILTIITVICTYATFEITKVAG, encoded by the coding sequence ATGCACAACGGCGATAGAAGCCGTGGAGCCATCTACGCAGCTTTGCTGATACCCACCGTGATTTACCTAATTCTCTTCTGGTTCATCCCCTTGATCAACATAGCTATAATGAGCCTTACCAGCGGGGATTCATTCATACTTGGAAAACCCGTTTACGTAGGACTACAGAACTACGTTAAGGTTCTTGAAAGCTACTCCAGCACGGTAACGAATACCTTGCTGTACCCTTTTGCAGCTGCTGTTATTGACCTCGCGCTAGGTTACCCCCTAGCATATTTCCTTGTTCGCGGTAAAGTGAAGTTTCAAAATCTTCTCAGAGCATCCTTGATATTTCCCTATTTTGGGGACATCTACGTCTCTTACGGGTTGTGGAACATGTTTCTCCCGGGCGGCCTCTTCGATTTCTTCTACTCATTCTTCGGCATCTCCTACAAGCAGATACTCTACACTCCTTACGCCGTTATAGCTGGGTTCTCGATATTCACTCTGCCCTTCATGGTTCTCTATGTTTCTTCGGCGCTCAGCGAAGTTGACCCTGCGTTAGAAGAGGCGGCATACGCGCTAGGAGCTACACCTCTAAAGACATTTCTGAAGGTTGTACTTCCCTTGTCAGCTCCCGGTGCGATAGCTGGCTTTTTAGCTTGCTTTGGGTGGAACATGGGAGGCTTTCTAATTCCACTTCTGCTTGGAGGTGTAGAGGCCAGTAACGTTATCACAGTAAACATTGTTTACCTTACTCTTCAGGTTCATAACTATGGGGTAGCCGCTACGTTGGCAGTTATTCTCACCATTATAACGGTCATTTGCACATACGCGACTTTCGAAATCACAAAAGTGGCAGGGTGA
- a CDS encoding BadF/BadG/BcrA/BcrD ATPase family protein has product MYVLLVEGGKTKTLSVVVDEQGNIHGYHVGGSTGWSTVGFEKAYENLVASLQRAVRNSRISLEDLEGAILGLPDLDTERDKEYFARRLREDRLFRSRLVLVPDFVTAYYAVTLGDPGIAVIAGTGSIAFGRNSTGEEARAGGWGWFGGDEGSSVWIAMRALSVCYKSLDGRGERTLIAEKVLRFFSVEEPRLLIDAIYAIAARDVGELGKIAKLVSEAAEQGDPVARTILEEGGRELALMAKAVHRKIGQRERRMIIGGVGSVFSSRIVKESFLENLRDLSNAQLIDPLTGYAPMRGPAAIFAEMYHLQRSVIEKITRQVEELQVAGQA; this is encoded by the coding sequence GTGTACGTGCTGTTAGTTGAAGGGGGTAAAACCAAGACTCTGAGTGTGGTTGTGGACGAGCAGGGGAACATTCACGGATACCACGTCGGTGGTTCGACGGGGTGGTCGACAGTAGGGTTTGAGAAAGCTTACGAGAACCTTGTCGCCTCACTACAGCGAGCTGTGAGAAATAGCCGTATTAGCCTAGAAGACCTTGAGGGGGCCATCCTCGGCTTACCCGACCTCGATACTGAGAGAGATAAGGAGTACTTCGCCCGAAGGCTTAGAGAGGATAGGCTTTTCAGGAGCCGCTTAGTGCTCGTTCCCGACTTCGTTACTGCCTATTACGCTGTCACGCTGGGGGATCCTGGAATAGCTGTGATCGCGGGAACAGGCTCGATAGCTTTTGGCAGGAACTCTACAGGAGAGGAGGCAAGAGCAGGAGGGTGGGGCTGGTTCGGGGGAGATGAAGGTAGCTCAGTCTGGATTGCTATGCGAGCTTTAAGCGTCTGCTACAAATCTCTAGACGGGAGGGGAGAGCGCACCCTCATAGCTGAGAAAGTGCTCAGGTTTTTCAGTGTAGAAGAGCCGCGCCTGCTTATTGACGCGATATACGCGATAGCTGCCCGAGATGTGGGAGAGCTGGGGAAAATAGCGAAGCTTGTCAGCGAAGCTGCTGAACAAGGAGATCCTGTAGCCCGCACGATTCTTGAAGAGGGAGGACGAGAGCTTGCGCTCATGGCTAAGGCTGTGCACAGGAAAATAGGGCAGCGGGAGAGGAGAATGATTATCGGGGGCGTGGGAAGCGTCTTCTCCTCTAGGATAGTTAAGGAAAGCTTTCTGGAGAATTTACGGGATCTTTCCAATGCTCAGCTAATAGATCCGCTGACTGGCTACGCGCCGATGCGTGGCCCAGCTGCCATATTCGCCGAGATGTACCACCTCCAGAGAAGTGTGATTGAAAAGATAACTAGGCAGGTTGAAGAGCTTCAGGTAGCTGGGCAGGCTTAG
- a CDS encoding ABC transporter ATP-binding protein codes for MVKVYVKNVSKLYGKNYALRSVNLHADDGALVCVLGPSGSGKSTLLKIVAGLLYPDEGEVYFDDDNVTNVPVWKRNVGLVFQNIALFPHLSVYENIAFGAKLRKMPKAEIDAKVKELLKLVKLEGYERRKPSELSGGEAQRVAIARTLMTNPRVLLFDEPLGHLDAKLREELKFEIRRIVKETGKTSLYVTHDQSEAFAIADYIYVINRGVIEQGGTPLELYEKPVSPFIAEFIGSMNFLRGEVYEIDPVSRTAKVSAGGLTLFSPAREDLKPGDRVLLGVRPDDIKIVTSAEEDKLKAEEPAANTIPGMLYRKIFVGQYLRLEVDIGGELMKVDAYGDAKYNYSKINPGSKVYLVFTKSILFKL; via the coding sequence ATGGTTAAAGTATATGTGAAAAATGTCTCAAAGCTTTACGGCAAGAATTACGCGCTTAGAAGCGTGAATCTCCACGCTGATGACGGTGCGCTAGTTTGCGTTTTAGGCCCCAGCGGCTCCGGGAAGTCTACATTGCTGAAAATAGTCGCGGGGCTCCTGTACCCGGATGAAGGGGAAGTATACTTTGACGATGATAATGTTACTAACGTGCCTGTTTGGAAGAGAAATGTAGGTCTTGTATTCCAGAACATCGCTCTGTTTCCACACCTCTCTGTTTATGAGAACATAGCGTTTGGAGCTAAGCTCAGGAAGATGCCGAAAGCCGAGATAGATGCTAAAGTGAAGGAGTTACTTAAGCTCGTAAAGCTTGAAGGGTACGAGAGGAGAAAGCCTAGTGAGCTGAGCGGGGGTGAGGCTCAGCGCGTGGCAATTGCTAGAACTTTGATGACAAACCCGCGCGTGCTCTTATTCGACGAGCCTCTCGGCCATCTGGATGCTAAGCTTAGAGAAGAACTCAAGTTTGAAATACGGAGAATCGTCAAGGAGACCGGTAAAACTTCGCTATATGTGACCCATGATCAAAGTGAAGCCTTCGCGATAGCTGACTACATATACGTGATCAACAGAGGCGTGATAGAGCAGGGTGGGACGCCGCTTGAGTTATACGAGAAACCGGTCTCCCCCTTCATAGCGGAGTTTATAGGCAGTATGAACTTCCTTCGAGGAGAAGTTTACGAAATCGATCCTGTAAGCCGTACGGCAAAAGTTTCCGCTGGCGGCTTAACTCTCTTCTCACCTGCTCGAGAAGATTTAAAGCCGGGTGACAGAGTGCTTCTCGGAGTTCGCCCGGACGATATAAAGATCGTTACGAGTGCTGAAGAGGATAAGCTTAAAGCGGAAGAACCTGCTGCAAATACTATCCCCGGCATGCTCTATAGGAAGATTTTCGTCGGTCAGTACCTCAGGCTCGAAGTTGACATTGGAGGTGAGCTAATGAAAGTGGATGCTTATGGAGATGCAAAGTATAATTACTCAAAGATAAACCCTGGAAGTAAAGTTTATCTAGTCTTCACGAAATCTATTCTTTTTAAGCTTTAG
- the nagA gene encoding N-acetylglucosamine-6-phosphate deacetylase translates to MLTPAEDLGVRDIAVENGLVVAVGKGLRGDKVVDCEGLTASPGFIDTHIHGYKGVDFTEADADGILRVAGELVKHGVTSFLASTVAAPREALLRACSAVKEAASRWRPELGARILGIHLEGPFLNPKWRGAMNEAFFRKPSLEELSEYVRASGGLVRQVTVAPELEGALDFIREVAGWGIAVSLGHSDATYEQAVAAVEAGARKANHIFNGMRGFHHREPGLAFALLERPEVFVEAIVDFVHLHPATVRLVVDRAGSGRVVLVTDAVQAAGLPDGEYTLGGLRIVVKGGVSKLADRDTIAGSTLTMDTAVRNLVKLGYGLRDVLTMASLTPARSVLAVGRDRVGALEPGFRADFVLLDEELRVEKTIVNGEVVYGA, encoded by the coding sequence CTGCTGACACCCGCCGAGGACCTTGGGGTCAGGGACATCGCGGTCGAGAACGGCCTCGTGGTGGCCGTCGGGAAAGGTCTCCGCGGAGATAAGGTTGTGGACTGCGAGGGCTTAACCGCTTCGCCGGGCTTCATCGACACGCACATCCACGGCTACAAGGGAGTGGACTTCACCGAGGCGGACGCTGACGGTATCCTTAGAGTCGCCGGCGAGCTGGTGAAGCACGGTGTGACTTCCTTCCTGGCTTCCACGGTCGCCGCCCCCCGGGAAGCTCTCCTGCGAGCTTGCTCAGCCGTCAAGGAGGCTGCTTCTCGCTGGAGGCCGGAGCTGGGCGCGAGAATCCTCGGGATCCACCTAGAGGGGCCTTTCCTCAACCCTAAGTGGAGGGGGGCGATGAACGAGGCCTTCTTCCGGAAGCCTTCTCTCGAGGAGCTCAGCGAGTACGTTAGAGCGTCGGGCGGGCTGGTCCGCCAGGTGACAGTCGCGCCCGAGCTCGAGGGAGCGCTCGACTTCATCAGGGAGGTTGCAGGCTGGGGTATCGCGGTGAGCCTCGGGCACAGCGATGCAACTTACGAGCAGGCAGTGGCAGCCGTGGAGGCTGGAGCCAGGAAGGCGAACCACATCTTTAATGGGATGCGGGGCTTCCACCACCGGGAGCCCGGTCTGGCCTTCGCCCTGCTGGAGAGGCCGGAGGTGTTTGTCGAGGCGATAGTGGATTTCGTGCACTTGCACCCGGCCACCGTGAGGCTAGTTGTCGACCGTGCCGGTTCAGGAAGAGTAGTGCTCGTGACCGATGCCGTGCAGGCTGCGGGGCTCCCGGACGGCGAGTACACGCTGGGAGGGCTCAGGATCGTCGTTAAAGGAGGTGTGTCGAAGCTTGCCGATAGGGACACTATCGCTGGGAGCACTCTGACGATGGACACAGCAGTGCGTAACTTGGTTAAGCTCGGGTACGGCTTGAGGGATGTGCTGACCATGGCTAGTCTAACGCCCGCTAGGAGCGTGCTAGCGGTCGGGAGGGACAGGGTCGGCGCTCTCGAGCCCGGCTTCAGAGCGGATTTCGTGCTTCTCGACGAGGAGCTGAGAGTCGAAAAAACTATCGTGAACGGCGAGGTTGTGTACGGAGCGTAG